A genomic stretch from Puntigrus tetrazona isolate hp1 chromosome 6, ASM1883169v1, whole genome shotgun sequence includes:
- the LOC122346556 gene encoding otospiralin-like yields MFRLCFSLSLCLVWLGPLCLSEAAENQAESREKRSVPNWALSSSDFFAWIEELRSHAGYDKIEELARTYWAHFPSASRLGYDPPAPEE; encoded by the exons ATGTTTCGTCTGTGCTTCTCACTTTCCCTGTGTTTGGTTTGGCTTGGACCGCTCTGTCTCTCAG AGGCAGCGGAAAACCAAG CTGAATCAAGGGAAAAAAGGAGCGTGCCTAACTGGGCGCTGTCATCTTCAGACTTTTTCGCCTGGATTGAAGAGCTACGTTCTCACGCTGGCTATGACAAGATTGAGGAATTGGCCAGAACCTACTGGGCTCACTTCCCTTCCGCCAGCCGCCTGGGTTACGACCCTCCCGCTCCAGAAGAATAA